In Oryza sativa Japonica Group chromosome 2, ASM3414082v1, the following are encoded in one genomic region:
- the LOC4328057 gene encoding uncharacterized protein → MDDGDEPVPYVMDEGVLLPLLFPPPLPADDDATAGVSPSWVYLEDRAYVSPDAVSNSTTAFSTTTTGVSIHVSFCLARPPRLSYLCVHCPRPGDGEGAYRFTVDPRVLGTHTDVALLRVPHPNDGLHRGIKSYDYFVYTARPGPGASLLRLLPNPRVSPFRNEEVAIVRCSGGARYVIACLMPTIRRPMEFKVMRFDSDVGRWKSTAVSISEPVERDRVLPIPDTASQMVFHCTTKVITLGGTIGWVDLWRGILLCDDVLDQHLVLRDVPLPKPARSNRKSFCRGPPHHYRDITVVVQDSVPTCIKYVEMVTRPGDRPPPRQRQPPQHSDDSDSDEEEDVAYYWKANIWSMPIPVGSWEDWQMECTVDVTDIAVDNVRFSELLPKIGNDPEETLRRLVTGFPTLGMDGDVISFLSKINRLDDKGWVISVDLRSKTLQGVAELDERKNFLFKRYYNTSEISKYLIKATGEAGTLVKTGVNSRVSKKKK, encoded by the exons ATGGATGATGGTGATGAGCCCGTCCCCTACGTCATGGATGAGGGTGTGCTACTACCCTTGCTgtttccgccgccgctgccggccgacgacgacgccaccgccggcgtGAGCCCAAGCTGGGTGTACCTCGAAGACAGAGCTTACGTCTCCCCCGATGCCGTCTCCAACTCCACCACCgccttctccaccaccaccaccggcgtaAGCATCCATGTCTCCTTCTgcctcgcccgcccgccgcgcctCTCCTACCTCTGCGTCCACTGCCCCcgccccggcgacggcgagggcgcctACCGGTTCACTGTCGATCCCCGAGTCCTCGGCACGCACACCGATGTAGCCCTCCTCCGCGTCCCGCACCCCAACGACGGGCTCCACCGCGGAATCAAATCCTACGACTACTTCGTCTACACGGCCCGCCCAGGCCCGGGCGCCTCCTTGCTCCGGCTGCTGCCGAACCCGCGGGTCTCCCCCTTCCGCAACGAGGAGGTCGCCATCGTCCGCTGCTCCGGCGGCGCCCGCTACGTCATCGCCTGCCTCATGCCAACCATCAGGCGCCCCATGGAGTTCAAGGTTATGCGCTTCGACTCCGACGTCGGCCGCTGGAAATCCACAGCTGTGTCCATCAGTGAGCCGGTCGAGAGGGACAGGGTGCTCCCCATCCCTGACACGGCCAGCCAGATGGTCTTCCACTGCACCACCAAGGTCATCACGCTCGGCGGCACCATCGGCTGGGTGGATCTCTGGAGAGGGATCCTGCTGTGTGACGACGTGCTTGACCAACACCTGGTGCTCCGCGACGTGCCACTGCCCAAGCCAGCGAGAAGCAACCGCAAATCCTTCTGCAGAGGGCCGCCGCATCATTACCGGGACATCACCGTTGTCGTGCAGGACTCTGTTCCCACCTGCATCAAGTACGTTGAGATGGTGACCCGCCCCGGTGATCGGCCACCTCCTCGACAACGACAGCCGCCGCAACATTCTGATGACTCTGACTCTGATGAGGAAGAGGACGTTGCTTACTACTGGAAGGCTAACATATGGAGCATGCCGATACCAGTTGGTTCATGGGAGGATTGGCAGATGGAGTGCACGGTGGATGTCACTGACATCGCCGTCGACAATGTCAGGTTCAGTGAGCTGCTGCCAAAGATTGGCAATGATCCAGAGGAGACATTGAGGAGGCTGGTCACAGGTTTCCCCACATTGGGTATGGATGGGGATGTCATTTCTTTCCTGTCCAAGATCAATCGCTTGGATGATAAGGGATGGGTTATCTCTGTTGATCTGAGGAGTAAGACGCTGCAAGGCGTGGCTGAGCTTGATGAGAGGAAGAATTTCCTCTTCAAGCGCTACTACAACACCAGTGAGATCTCCAAATATCTTATCAAGGCTACAG GTGAGGCAGGAACTCTTGTAAAAACTGGGGTTAATAGTAGAGTCTCAAAAAAGAAGAAGTAG
- the LOC9270025 gene encoding uncharacterized protein: MDDDEPIPLDDDLLLPLLFSPPLPADDDDGGGVSPTPSWVYLDASAYVSPDAVSNATTAVSTTTTGVRIHVSFCLARPPRLSYLCVHCPRPGAGHGEAYRFTVDPRVISTHADVALLLVPHPNDELYRGIRSYDYFVYTASPRPSLRLLPNPHASPFSSDAVAIVRCSGGARYVIAGLMPTIRCPMEFKLQRFDSDVGRWTSTAVSVDEPAERDRVLPIPDTATEVLFHYTTKVITLAGGDHAMAVGWVDLWRGILLCDDVLDEHPVLRDLPLPKPARRNRKSFCRGYPHGYRDITVVVQDSAPSCIKYVEMVTRPGDPPPRRRRRLIEHNSDDSDSSDGSDEDVAYYWKANIWSRPIPAGSWKDWHRECTVDVTDIAVVDNVRYSELLPKICNDPEETLRRLLTGHPTLGMDGNVISFLSKIGYSDDKRWVISVDLRDKTLQGVTELDHRKNSSFMRYYITSEISKYLINATGETGTLVRTGAMESNKKRKKKKKSRRLPGGKR, translated from the exons ATGGATGATGATGAGCCCATCCCCTTGGATGACGATCTCCTCCTGCCATTGCTGTTTTCGCCTCCGCTCCCggccgacgacgatgatggcggcggcgtgagcCCAACCCCAAGCTGGGTGTACCTCGACGCGAGTGCCTACGTCTCCCCCGACGCCGTCTccaacgccaccaccgccgtctccaccaccaccaccggcgtaCGCATCCACGTCTCCTTCTgcctcgcccgcccgccgcgcctCTCCTACCTCTGCGTCCACTGCCCCCGCCCCGGCGCCGGCCACGGCGAGGCCTACCGGTTCACCGTCGATCCCCGAGTCATCAGCACGCACGCCGACGtagccctcctcctcgtcccgcACCCCAACGACGAGCTCTACCGCGGCATCAGATCCTACGACTACTTCGTCTACACGGCCAGCCCCCGCCCGTCGCTCCGGCTGCTGCCCAACCCGCACGCCTCCCCCTTCAGCAGCGACGCGGTCGCCATCGTCCgctgctcgggcggcgcacgctacGTCATCGCCGGCCTCATGCCCACCATCAGGTGCCCCATGGAGTTCAAGCTTCAGCGCTTCGACTCCGACGTCGGCCGCTGGACCTCCACGGCGGTGTCCGTCGACGAGCCGGCCGAGAGGGACAGGGTGCTCCCCATCCCGGACACTGCCACCGAGGTGCTCTTCCACTACACCACCAAGGTCATCAcgctcgccggcggtgaccacgCCATGGCCGTCGGCTGGGTGGATCTCTGGAGGGGAATCCTGCTCTGCGACGACGTGCTCGACGAACACCCCGTGCTCCGCGACCTGCCGCTGCCcaagccggcgaggaggaaccgGAAATCCTTCTGCAGAGGCTACCCACATGGTTACCGTGACATCACCGTCGTCGTGCAGGACTCTGCTCCCTCCTGCATCAAGTACGTCGAGATGGTGACACGCCCCGGTGATCCACcacctcggcggcgacgacggttgATTGAACATAATTCTGATGACTCGGATTCTTCTGACGGCTCAGACGAGGATGTTGCTTACTACTGGAAGGCCAACATATGGAGCAGGCCGATACCGGCTGGTTCATGGAAGGATTGGCACAGGGAGTGCACGGTGGATGTAACCgacatcgccgtcgtcgacaaTGTCAGGTACAGTGAGCTGCTGCCAAAGATCTGCAATGATCCAGAGGAAACATTGAGGAGGTTGCTCACAGGTCACCCCACATTGGGCATGGATGGCAATGTCATCTCTTTCCTGTCCAAGATCGGCTACAGTGATGATAAGAGATGGGTTATTTCTGTTGATCTGAGGGATAAGACACTGCAAGGTGTGACTGAGCTTGATCACAGGAAGAATTCCAGCTTCATGCGCTACTACATTACCAGTGAGATCTCCAAATATCTCATCAACGCTACAG GTGAGACAGGAACTCTGGTAAGAACTGGCGCCATGGAGtctaataagaaaagaaaaaagaagaagaaatcacGTAGGCTGCCAGGGGGAAAGAGATGA
- the LOC4328058 gene encoding ATP-dependent helicase BRM, giving the protein MQPGEAPPSSGGSPATSPRPPPAVAQGQQQLGFRNQAMMHHHDQQQQQQQGYPSGAPHGMMGGGGSSSFPPSSGPMPPFQGQRNMPLPGGPQGLAGGQQHNPTAMQQAYLQYMMQQQQQKAHGMLLQQQQQAKMNMAGPSTRDQDVAANTAKMQELMSLQAQAQAQMFKRQQSEHLQQAEKQAEQGQPSNSEQRSGDMRPPSMPPQGVPGQQLSSAGMVRPMQPMQGQAGMSNAGANPMAMAQLQAIQAWAKEHNVDLSNPANVTLISQILPMLQSNRMAAMQKQNEVGMASQQQSVPSQMNNDAPGHSNFPSQGAPSKPRQPLPPSTSVSGGAEPKMMNMSNMQMQQQLAAHNRDSSNDRAARPAMSMGNGGQMMHMPQSSGHANKIPEQPNPKNANSEAMQMQYARQLQQANRATAPSANSGETGGSQAPNQAARPPMGFTKHQLHVLKAQILAFRRLKRGDKKLPPEVLDLIMSGPPPDSQAQQVSGPPVTNRERSATSSADEHGRPVESGGIAPERSSLLKAPCLPKVEVSAPEDKTIPASGPMQVMKASPKEPLRIGPVSMPEQTNTTLIKSEQDPERGIQRTPGRSDYNGERGKSLPAESGSADAEQAKRAASSSSVPTPNRDVSRKYHGPLFDFPSFTRKHDSMVSANYNSNLALGYDVKDLLAQEGMIVLGKKREDNLKKISGLLAINLERKRIQPDLVLRLQIEEKKLKLLEFQARMRDEVEQEQQEIMAMPDRVYRKFVRQCERQRVELTRQVQQMQKASREKQLKSIFQWRKKLLEAHWAIRDARITRNRGVAKYHERMLREFSKKKDDDRNKRMEALKNNDVERYRQILLEQQTSVPGDAAQRYNVLSSFLTQTEEYLYKLGGKITAAKNHQQVEEAANAAAAAARAQGLSEEEVKAAAQCAGQEVMIRNTFSEMNAPRENTSVNKYYTLAHAVNERVTRQPSLLRAGTLRDYQLVGLQWMLSLYNNKLNGILADEMGLGKTVQVMSLIAYLMEFKGNYGPHLIIVPNAVLVNWKSELLNWLPSASCIFYVGAKDQRQKLFSQEVLAVKFNVLVTTYEFVMYDRSKLSRIDWKYIIIDEAQRMKDRESVLARDLDRYRCQRRLLLTGTPLQNDLKELWSLLNLLLPEVFDNRKAFQDWFSKPFQRDVPTHSEEEDDWLETEKKVIIIHRLHQILEPFMLRRRVEDVEGSLPRKESIVLRCRMSGIQGAIYDWIKSTGTIRVDPEDEKARIQRNAMYQAKTYKNLNNKCMELRKVCNHPLLSYPFMNYYGKDFIIRSCGKLWNLDRILIKLHRSGHRVLLFSTMTKLLDILEEYLQWRQLVYRRIDGTTSLEDRESAIVDFNRPNSDCFIFLLSIRAAGRGLNLQSADTVVIYDPDPNPQNEEQAVARAHRIGQTRDVKVIYMEAVVDNISSYQKEDELRNGGSGDLEDDLAGKDRYMGSIESLIRNNIQQYKIDMADEVINAGRFDQRTTHEERRMTLETLLHDEERYQETVHDVPSLQQVNRMIARTEEEVELFDQMDEEFDWTGDMMKHNQAPKWLRVSSTELDAVVASLSKKPLRNMAAGGISLDTNEKLEKRRGRPKGSGKYSIYREIDDDDFEESDDDSEERNTSSLPEEGEIGEFEDEEDNDDSVPDNKDQSEEEEPINDEGYDFSHGMGRRKAHRSEEAGSTGSSSGGRRLPPPAPSSSSKKLRSLSALDSRPGALSKRTADDLEEGEIALSGDSHLDLQQSGSWNHERDDGEDEQVVQPKIKRKRSIRIRPRPNAEKLDDRSGDGTVPQRGVHLAFQGDGDYDSQFKSEQAFADPASRQQDTVHRTVKQKRNMPSRKAPPATKAGKMTQLSGSGEGSAEHSKENWSNKVIESAGPNSSGTKMSDSMQRKCKNVINKLWRRIDKEGHQIIPNISSWWRRNENSSFKGLASSTLDLQKIEQRVDGFEYGGVNEFIADMQQMLKSVVQHFSYRHEVRVEAETLHNLFFNIMKIAFPDSDFREAKGAMSFSNPGGGASGSAAQSTKQSASGQKRRSSTSEAEQHGSSTSRHNQHAPVGEVSGRAHTSKSEKDSRHSGPGSREQFTDSAGLFRHPTDMFIVKKKRDRRPSLGSPSSSGRTGPLSPTNAGRMGPAPSPRGARTPFQRDPHPSQQSMHSAGWGAHSVQQSDRGGSSSPGIGDIQWAKPTKRSRTDSGKRRPSHM; this is encoded by the exons cagcaggccAAGATGAATATGGCAGGGCCATCTACAAGGGACCAGGATGTGGCTGCCAACACTGCAAAAATGCAGGAGCTTATGTCCCTTCAGGCTCAGGCCCAGGCCCAGATGTTCAAGAGACAACAATCTGAGCATCTTCAACAGGCAGAGAAGCAGGCGGAGCAAGGGCAGCCGAGCAATAGCGAGCAAAGGAGTGGTGATATGAGGCCACCTTCGATGCCACCACAAGGGGTCCCTGGGCAGCAGTTGTCATCGGCGGGTATGGTGAGGCCGATGCAGCCAATGCAAGGGCAAGCTGGCATGAGCAATGCTGGAGCTAACCCGATGGCAATGGCCCAACTTCAAGCTATCCAGGCCTGGGCCAAAGAGCACAATGTTGACCTGTCCAATCCTGCAAATGTGACTCTCATTTCTCAAATCCTACCAATGTTGCAGTCAAACAGAATGGCTGCCATGCAGAAGCAGAATGAGGTAGGCATGGCGTCACAGCAGCAGTCTGTACCCTCACAGATGAACAATGATGCACCAGGACATAGTAATTTTCCTAGTCAGGGTGCCCCATCGAAGCCCCGACAGCCTCTTCCACCAAGCACCTCTGTTTCTGGTGGGGCAGAGCCTAAGATGATGAATATGAGCAACATGCAGATGCAACAACAGTTAGCAGCTCATAACAGAGATAGCTCGAATGACAGGGCTGCGAGGCCAGCCATGTCAATGGGCAATGGTGGACAAATGATGCATATGCCCCAAAGTTCTGGACATGCAAACAAGATTCCTGAGCAGCCCAATCCAAAAAATGCAAATTCCGAAGCAATGCAGATGCAATATGCAAGACAGTTGCAGCAGGCTAACCGAGCTACTGCCCCTTCAGCAAATTCTGGTGAAACAGGAGGATCACAGGCCCCAAATCAAGCTGCCCGACCACCTATGGGTTTCACCAAACATCAGCTTCATGTACTTAAAGCTCAGATATTAGCTTTTCGGCGTCTGAAG CGTGGTGATAAGAAGCTACCACCAGAAGTTCTTGATTTAATCATGTCTGGACCACCACCTGATTCACAAGCGCAGCAGGTTTCTGGACCTCCAGTAACAAACCGTGAAAGATCTGCTACAAGCAGCGCTGATGAACATGGAAGACCTGTGGAGAGTGGTGGTATAGCTCCTGAAAGATCTTCCCTGTTGAAGGCGCCCTGTTTACCAAAGGTGGAGGTTTCTGCTCCAGAAGACAAAACTATTCCTGCTAGTGGTCCCATGCAAGTGATGAAAGCTTCACCCAAGGAACCTCTTAGAATTGGACCAGTTTCAATGCCTGAACAAACCAACACCACCCTGATTAAATCTGAGCAGGATCCAGAAAGGGGTATCCAGAGAACACCTGGGAGAAGTGATTACAATGGTGAAAGGGGGAAATCTTTGCCAGCAGAAAGTGGTTCAGCAGACGCTGAGCAGGCAAAAAGAGCTGCCTCATCAAGTAGCGTGCCTACTCCCAACAGAGATGTTTCAAGAAAATACCATGGGCCACTATTTGACTTTCCATCCTTTACCAGGAAACATGATTCCATGGTGTCTGCAAATTACAACAGTAATCTAGCACTCGGTTATGACGTGAAGGATTTGTTAGCTCAGGAAGGCATGATAGTTCTTGGCAAGAAACGGGAGGATAATTTAAAAAAGATCAGTGGCTTGCTTGCAATTAATCTAGAGAGGAAAAGGATCCAACCAGATCTTGTTTTAAGGCTGCAGATTGAAGAAAAGAAGCTGAAACTCCTTGAATTTCAGGCTCGTATGAGGGATGAAGTTGAACAGGAGCAACAAGAAATAATGGCAATGCCTGATAGGGTGTACAGAAAGTTTGTCAGACAATGTGAACGCCAGCGTGTTGAGCTTACAAGGCAAGTTCAGCAGATGCAGAAAGCCTCAAGAGAAAAGCAGCTCAAATCCATTTTCCAGTGGCGCAAGAAGCTTTTGGAGGCACACTGGGCCATTCGTGATGCACGGATTACTCGTAACCGAGGGGTAGCCAAGTACCATGAAAGGATGCTGAGGGAATTCTCAAAGAAAAAGGATGATGATCGAAACAAAAGAATGGAGGCACTGAAAAACAATGACGTGGAAAGATATCGTCAAATATTATTGGAACAACAAACCAGTGTTCCTGGCGATGCAGCTCAAAGATACAATGTTCTATCTTCTTTCTTGACCCAGACTGAGGAGTATCTCTATAAACTTGGAGGGAAAATAACTGCTGCCAAGAATCATCAGCAAGTTGAAGAGGCGGcaaatgctgctgctgctgctgcccgagCACAG GGTCTTTCTGAAGAAGAAGTGAAGGCTGCTGCACAATGTGCTGGTCAGGAGGTTATGATAAGGAACACATTCTCTGAAATGAATGCGCCCAGGGAAAACACATCTGTTAATAA GTACTACACATTGGCTCATGCTGTGAATGAGAGAGTTACAAGGCAGCCCTCACTGCTGCGAGCAGGAACGTTAAGGGACTACCAGCTG GTGGGCCTTCAATGGATGCTTTCCTTGTACAATAATAAGTTGAATGGTATTTTGGCTGATGAGATGGGTCTTGGCAAGACCGTACAG GTTATGTCTCTGATTGCATACTTGATGGAATTTAAAGGGAATTATGGACCACATCTCATAATTGTACCGAATGCTGTCTTGGTCAACTGGAAG AGTGAATTGCTGAACTGGTTGCCATCTGCATCTTGCATCTTTTATGTTGGTGCAAAGGATCAACGTCAAAAATTATTCTCTCAG GAGGTTCTGGCTGTGAAATTCAATGTTCTTGTAACAACATATGAATTTGTTATGTATGACCGTTCCAAGCTTTCAAGAATTGATTGGAAGTACATTATTATTGATGAGGCCCAACGGATGAAGGACAGAGAGTCAGTCTTGGCGCGAGATCTTGATCGTTATCGTTGCCAACGGCGTTTGCTTCTCACTGGCACTCCTCTACAG AATGATCTTAAGGAGCTTTGGTCCCTCCTAAATTTGTTGCTACCAGAAGTATTTGACAACCGTAAGGCATTTCAAGATTGGTTCTCAAAACCTTTTCAGAGAGATGTTCCTACACatagtgaagaagaagatgattgGCTGGAAACTGAGAAAAAAGTAATTATTATTCATAGGCTGCATCAAATTTTGGAACCTTTTATGCTACGAAGGCGTGTTGAAGATGTTGAAGGCTCACTTCCAAGAAAG GAGTCAATTGTTTTGAGGTGCAGAATGTCTGGTATTCAAGGTGCTATATATGATTGGATAAAATCCACTGGCACCATCAGGGTTGATCCTGAAGATGAGAAAGCACGTATTCAGAGGAATGCAATGTACCAGGCTAAGACATATAAGAATCTCAATAACAAATGCATGGAGCTGAGGAAAGTTTGCAACCATCCATTGCTGTCATATCCTTTTATGAATTACTATGGAAAAGATTTTATAATCAGATCTTGTGGGAAGTTGTGGAATCTTGATAGGATTTTAATTAAGCTTCATAGGTCAGGTCACCGTGTACTCCTTTTCAGCACTATGACAAAACTTCTTGACATCCTGGAAGAATATTTGCAATGGAGGCAACTTGTTTACAGAAGAATTGATGGAACAACTAGCTTGGAAGATCGTGAATCAGCAATTGTTGACTTCAACAGGCCTAATTCTGATTGTTTTATATTCTTGCTTAGTATTCGGGCTGCTGGCAGGGGTCTGAATCTTCAGAGTGCAGACACTGTTGTAATTTATGACCCTGATCCGAATCCACAAAATGAAGAGCAAGCAGTTGCTAGGGCCCATCGTATAGGGCAGACTAGGGATGTAAAAGTTATTTACATGGAGGCTGTTGTTGATAACATCTCAAGTTATCAGAAAGAGGATGAGTTGAGGAATGGGGGAAGTGGAGATCTGGAGGATGATCTTGCGGGAAAGGACAGGTACATGGGTTCAATAGAAAGTCTCATCCGCAATAATATCCAACAGTACAAAATTGACATGGCAGATGAAGTCATTAATGCTGGTCGATTTGATCAAAGAACAACCCATGAGGAAAGGCGGATGACTTTGGAAACACTCCTGCATGATGAAGAGAGATATCAAGAAACTGTTCATGACGTTCCTTCACTACAGCAAGTTAACCGCATGATTGCTCGGACTGAAGAAGAAGTTGAGCTATTTGATCAGATGGATGAAGAATTTGATTGGACAGGAGATATGATGAAACACAATCAAGCTCCCAAGTGGCTCCGTGTTAGCTCCACGGAGCTTGATGCTGTTGTTGCGAGTTTATCCAAAAAGCCCTTGAGAAATATGGCGGCTGGGGGAATTTCTCTTGACACTAATGAAAAACTTGAGAAACGAAGGGGGCGACCTAAGGGGTCTGGGAAGTACTCCATCTACAGGGAGATTGATGATGACGATTTTGAGGAATCTGATGATGATTCTGAAGAGAGGAATACCTCATCTCTGCCTGAAGAAGGGGAAATAGGAGAATTTGAAGATGAAGAGGACAATGATGATTCAGTGCCTGATAATAAGGATCAATCAGAGGAAGAAGAGCCTATCAATGATGAAGGGTATGATTTTTCACATGGGATGGGACGCAGAAAAGCCCATAGATCTGAAGAAGCTGGTTCAACAGGATCTTCATCTGGTGGCCGTAGATTGCCACCACCTgcaccttcctcctcttcaaAAAAATTGCGGTCTTTGTCTGCATTAGATTCCCGCCCGGGTGCTTTGTCAAAGAGAACT GCAGATGACCTAGAGGAAGGAGAAATTGCATTATCAGGGGATTCACATCTGGATCTCCAGCAGTCAGGCAGCTGGAATCATGAACGAGATGATGGTGAGGATGAACAGGTAGTACAGCCAAAAATAAAGCGCAAGCGGAGTATCCGTATTCGTCCAAGACCTAATGCAGAAAAACTGGATGATAGATCCGGTGATGGGACCGTCCCTCAACGTGGTGTTCATCTTGCATTTCAAGGAGATGGTGATTATGATTCACAATTTAAGTCTGAGCAAGCCTTTGCTGATCCTGCTTCCAGGCAGCAAGACACAGTTCATCGGACAGTAAAACAAAAGCGTAACATGCCATCTAGAAAGGCTCCCCCTGCCACTAAGGCTGGGAAAATGACTCAGCTGTCTGGATCTGGTGAGGGATCTGCTGAACATTCTAAGGAAAATTGGAGTAACAAGGTGATAGAATCTGCTGGTCCAAATTCAAGTGGAACAAAGATGTCTGACAGTATGCAAAGAAAG TGCAAGAACGTGATAAACAAGCTTTGGAGGAGGATTGACAAAGAGGGTCATCAAATCATACCAAATATATCTTCTTGGTGGCGTAGGAACGAGAATTCCTCATTCAAAGGTTTGGCTAGCAGCACCCTTGATCTACAGAAAATTGAACAACGAGTTGATGGATTTGAGTATGGCGGTGTGAATGAATTCATAGCTGACATGCAGCAGATGCTGAAAAGTGTGGTTCAACATTTCAGCTATAGGCATGAG GTCCGAGTAGAAGCTGAGACCCTCCACAActtatttttcaatataatgaagaTTGCCTTTCCGGACTCAGACTTCAGAGAAGCTAAGGGTGCTATGTCATTTTCGAATCCTGGAGGAGGTGCAAGTGGCTCTGCTGCGCAATCAACAAAGCAATCTGCTTCAGGCCAGAAACGTCGTTCAAGCACCAGTGAAGCGGAGCAGCATGGTTCAAGCACTAGCAGACACAATCAGCATGCACCAGTTGGTGAGGTTTCAGGCCGGGCCCACACTTCAAAATCTGAGAAGGACTCCCGGCATTCTGGACCAGGTAGCAGGGAACAGTTCACGGATAGCGCAGGGCTGTTCAGGCACCCTACAGATATGTTCATAGTTAAGAAGAAGAGAGATCGAAGGCCGAGCCTGGGGTCTCCATCCAGTTCAGGCCGAACTGGACCGCTCTCCCCGACCAACGCCGGGCGGATGGGACCGGCGCCATCACCTAGAGGTGCCAGGACGCCCTTCCAAAGAGATCCACACCCTTCTCAGCAGTCTATGCATTCAGCTGGATGGGGTGCTCATTCTGTGCAGCAATCTGATCGTGGGGGGAGTTCATCACCCGGCATTGGAGACATCCAGTGGGCTAAACCTACCAAGAGATCGAGGACTGATAGTGGCAAAAGACGGCCAAGCCATatgtga